The following coding sequences lie in one Mucilaginibacter sp. KACC 22773 genomic window:
- a CDS encoding SDR family oxidoreductase, with protein sequence MRVFVTGATGFIGTAIVQELIGAGHQVLGLARSDASAQKLADAGAEVHRGYLEDLDSLRSGAAQADGVIHAGFIHDFTRFAEVCQVDKKAIETIGDVLAGSNRSFIVTSGTALVSPGKLATEDIIPPLNPAWPRASEQAADVVASHGVRAAVIRLSPSVHGDGDKHGFIPILVNIARQTGVSAYIGEGLNQWNAVHRLDAARLYRLALENAVPGARFHGSAEEAITVKSIAESIGKQLNLPVKSIAAEAAAEHFGWFSHMAAIDCPTSSSRTREYLNWHPMHNTLLADIENGIYTK encoded by the coding sequence ATGCGTGTATTTGTAACAGGAGCCACAGGCTTCATTGGTACTGCTATTGTGCAGGAATTAATAGGTGCCGGCCACCAGGTGCTGGGGTTGGCCCGTTCAGATGCATCGGCCCAAAAGCTGGCCGATGCCGGTGCAGAAGTTCACAGGGGTTATCTGGAAGACCTTGACAGCCTGCGCAGCGGCGCCGCACAGGCTGACGGCGTTATCCATGCCGGTTTTATTCACGATTTTACCCGGTTTGCGGAAGTTTGCCAGGTAGATAAAAAAGCCATTGAAACCATTGGCGACGTATTAGCCGGTTCAAACCGTTCGTTTATTGTAACCTCCGGTACGGCGCTGGTAAGCCCCGGGAAGCTGGCTACCGAAGATATTATTCCACCGTTAAATCCCGCATGGCCGCGGGCCTCTGAGCAAGCAGCAGACGTTGTAGCTTCGCATGGTGTTCGTGCGGCAGTTATCCGCCTGTCACCATCGGTGCATGGCGACGGGGATAAACATGGTTTTATACCCATACTGGTTAATATAGCAAGGCAAACAGGCGTATCGGCATATATCGGGGAAGGGCTTAACCAATGGAACGCCGTACACCGGTTGGATGCGGCCCGTTTGTACAGGTTGGCTTTGGAGAACGCTGTACCTGGAGCCCGTTTTCATGGTTCTGCAGAAGAAGCCATCACGGTTAAGTCTATTGCCGAATCTATAGGAAAACAACTTAATCTCCCGGTAAAATCAATTGCTGCTGAGGCCGCTGCCGAACATTTTGGATGGTTTTCACACATGGCCGCTATCGACTGCCCGACATCGAGCAGCCGGACCCGGGAATATTTGAACTGGCACCCAATGCACAACACCTTGCTTGCCGATATTGAGAACGGTATTTATACCAAATAA
- a CDS encoding NAD(P)H-binding protein: MKIIVTGSLGNISKPLTELLIARGHAVTVVSSDPKKQAAIENLGAEPAIGSIDDVPFLTHTFKGADAVYAMIPLSFTEPDLGGYLYRIAQNYVRALKDTRIQRVVLMSGWVADLVKTENVEHVFDDLDASITIMRPGAFYTNFYQSINLIKGKGFIGKFLTLRYSGLGALLTGKTGLLMGNYGGEDRIVFVSPKDIADAVAGELLLSPKEKTIRYVGSDEMTCNEAARIIGSAVGKPWLKWVLLTDKEMLRGLKMAKVPEKLAQTLVEMQAAMHSGKALENFHKSRPKMGKVKLADFAEEFAEAYHKK, encoded by the coding sequence ATGAAGATTATTGTAACCGGTTCATTGGGGAACATTAGTAAACCGCTGACAGAACTATTAATTGCCCGGGGGCACGCGGTAACCGTTGTAAGCAGCGACCCTAAAAAACAGGCAGCTATCGAAAACTTAGGCGCGGAACCAGCCATTGGCTCAATAGACGACGTACCGTTTTTGACCCATACTTTCAAAGGCGCAGACGCTGTTTATGCCATGATCCCCTTAAGCTTCACCGAGCCCGATCTGGGCGGTTATCTGTATAGGATAGCTCAAAATTATGTGCGGGCCCTTAAGGATACCCGCATCCAACGGGTAGTACTAATGAGCGGTTGGGTGGCAGACCTGGTTAAAACCGAAAACGTAGAACATGTATTTGACGACCTGGACGCCTCTATCACTATTATGCGGCCTGGCGCTTTTTATACCAACTTTTATCAGTCCATTAACCTCATCAAAGGCAAAGGCTTCATTGGTAAATTTTTAACGCTGCGTTATTCCGGCCTTGGGGCCCTGCTAACCGGTAAAACCGGCCTGCTGATGGGTAACTACGGCGGAGAAGACCGGATAGTTTTTGTTTCGCCAAAGGATATTGCGGATGCCGTTGCCGGGGAGTTGCTGTTATCGCCCAAAGAGAAAACCATCCGCTACGTAGGCAGCGATGAAATGACGTGTAACGAAGCGGCCAGGATCATTGGCAGCGCGGTAGGCAAGCCGTGGCTAAAATGGGTGCTGCTTACTGATAAGGAAATGCTGCGGGGATTAAAGATGGCCAAAGTACCGGAAAAGCTGGCACAAACCTTAGTTGAAATGCAGGCCGCCATGCACAGCGGTAAAGCGCTTGAAAACTTTCACAAGAGCCGGCCCAAAATGGGCAAGGTGAAACTGGCTGATTTTGCTGAAGAGTTTGCCGAAGCATATCATAAAAAATAA
- a CDS encoding helix-turn-helix domain-containing protein, with the protein MNSNRLFHFHTITEYHRMAGLPKPAHPLISLVHMGNLNKPLAEGAFSLIYDFYSISMKRMKNAKFKYGQQTCDFDEGVLFFMSPGQVFGMEIEKGSVMHRREGWMILIHPDFLWNTPLAKTIRQYEFFNYSVYEALYLSDKEETMLTTIAQNIEQEYHANIDRFSQSVIIAQLELLLTYSERFYQRQFITRKITSHEILSKLEDLLTAYFSSGALARKGLPSVTYIAENLNISPGYLSGLLKSLTGQNTQQHLHNKLIELAKEKLSTTNLSVSEIAYELGFEHLQSFSKLFKTKTSFSPLEFRNSFN; encoded by the coding sequence ATGAACAGTAACCGGCTTTTTCATTTTCATACCATCACCGAATATCACCGTATGGCAGGTTTGCCTAAACCGGCGCACCCGCTGATTAGCCTGGTGCATATGGGCAACCTAAACAAACCCCTGGCAGAGGGGGCGTTCAGTTTGATCTATGATTTTTATTCTATCTCGATGAAAAGAATGAAGAATGCCAAGTTTAAATACGGCCAGCAAACATGCGATTTTGATGAAGGTGTACTGTTCTTCATGTCGCCGGGGCAGGTCTTTGGAATGGAGATTGAAAAAGGCAGCGTAATGCACCGTCGCGAAGGATGGATGATCCTGATTCACCCGGATTTTTTATGGAACACCCCGCTGGCCAAAACAATCAGGCAATACGAATTTTTCAATTACTCGGTTTACGAGGCGCTTTACTTATCTGACAAGGAAGAAACCATGCTCACAACCATTGCACAAAATATAGAGCAGGAATATCACGCCAACATTGACAGGTTTAGCCAAAGCGTGATCATTGCCCAACTGGAACTATTGCTCACCTATTCGGAAAGGTTTTACCAGCGGCAGTTCATCACCCGCAAGATAACCAGCCATGAAATACTATCCAAACTGGAAGATTTACTCACCGCTTACTTTAGCAGCGGCGCACTCGCCCGGAAAGGGCTGCCCAGCGTTACTTATATTGCCGAAAACTTAAATATCTCACCCGGTTACCTGAGCGGCCTGCTCAAGTCGCTTACCGGCCAGAATACCCAGCAGCATTTGCACAACAAGCTGATAGAACTGGCCAAAGAGAAACTTTCGACCACTAATCTTTCCGTCAGCGAAATTGCATATGAACTGGGATTTGAACACCTGCAGTCTTTTAGCAAGCTGTTCAAAACCAAAACCAGTTTCTCGCCGCTGGAGTTCCGCAATTCTTTCAACTGA
- a CDS encoding OmpA/MotB family protein — translation MKIYHLLPLVLIVATVTQSCVSSKKYKELEGNYTQLQNSTQDLSVKYQRSEQALAVSNGRITSLEEQLASERSNNNSLKDALNKCLAGNNQGGANISKLVDEINASNKYIQYLVATKNKSDSLNMVLTNNLTRSLSREEAQGVDVQVLKGVVYISLSDNMLYKSGSYEISDKAGTALAKIAKIITDYSTYDVLIEGNTDNVPIKQTNIRNNWDLSTLRASSVVQALQNTYNVDPKRLTAGGRGEYNPIADNATPAGKSQNRRTQIIITPKLDQFMDLIGKAPDTTPVKQ, via the coding sequence ATGAAAATTTACCATCTATTACCGTTGGTGCTCATTGTAGCAACGGTAACCCAAAGTTGCGTTAGCAGCAAAAAATACAAGGAACTCGAGGGCAATTACACGCAATTGCAAAATAGCACACAAGACCTAAGCGTAAAATATCAGAGAAGCGAGCAGGCGCTGGCCGTATCAAACGGTCGTATTACCAGCCTTGAAGAACAGCTGGCTTCCGAAAGGTCAAATAATAACTCGTTAAAGGATGCATTAAATAAATGTTTGGCCGGCAATAACCAGGGTGGTGCAAACATCTCAAAACTGGTTGATGAGATAAATGCTTCCAACAAATACATTCAATACCTGGTAGCTACCAAAAATAAAAGCGACTCGCTTAATATGGTGTTAACCAATAACCTCACCCGCTCATTAAGCAGGGAAGAAGCACAGGGAGTTGATGTACAGGTACTTAAAGGTGTTGTGTATATCTCATTGTCTGATAATATGTTATATAAATCAGGTAGCTATGAAATTTCAGACAAAGCAGGAACCGCTTTGGCCAAAATTGCTAAGATCATTACCGATTATTCAACCTATGATGTGCTGATTGAAGGTAATACCGATAATGTACCAATCAAGCAAACCAACATCCGTAACAACTGGGATTTAAGTACGCTTCGGGCTTCATCGGTAGTACAGGCCTTGCAAAATACTTATAACGTCGACCCCAAACGCTTAACTGCAGGCGGCCGTGGCGAGTATAATCCAATTGCCGATAATGCCACACCGGCAGGTAAAAGCCAAAACAGGCGTACCCAAATTATCATCACACCAAAACTTGATCAGTTTATGGATTTGATAGGTAAAGCACCGGATACCACCCCGGTTAAACAATAA
- a CDS encoding PSD1 and planctomycete cytochrome C domain-containing protein, whose protein sequence is MFRKLYLVWLVIATCVLFIIHACNRAGKTDAEQMPDTISYNFNIRPILSDKCFKCHGPDAAHRQADLRLDIPESAFKALKDNPTAHALVAGDPMMSEVYRRISTKDTSEQMPPPSSNLKKLTPFEVDLIKQWIKQGARYEKHWAFVPPRSYAVPQVQNTAWPKNPIDNFVLQKMVQKGFDPNPEADKERLLKRVSLDLTGLPPTLQIMDNFLADNSANAYQKAVDQLMASPQYGEKMTLHWLDVARYADSHGYQDDNYRSQWPWRDWVIHAFNENLPYDKFITWQIAGDQLPNATTEQLLATGFNRNHKITEEGGVIDEEYRVSYVTDRTNTFGKALLGVTLECAHCHDHKYDPFSQKDYYQMFAFFNNVKEVGIESVVGGPETYAKRPLMQISNDEVKKVMKFINKQDTDKLIVSIMTDSDKVRPTYILKRGNYDAHGDVVEPGTPKSILPFAASYPKNRLGLVEWLFNKNNPLAARVFVNQVWQEFFGKGIVKSSGDFGMQGDLPSHPELLDWLAVDFRDHGWDIKRLVKQIVMSATYRQSAVISPEKLKDDPENTWLARGPRSRLPAEFVRDLVLASSGLLNHTIGGPSVNPYQPPGLWENATSGRGQLASYKQVHGPNLYRRGMYTLIKRTVPPASLSIFDASNRDQCEVKRLRTNTPLQALVMLNDPTVLEAARVLAARLLQDNSRPQDKITKAFRLIMCRHPQEKELAILTAYYNDELKGMNKADAQKLLSVGEYPIPANLDKVTLAAMMKVVDAMYNVEETITKT, encoded by the coding sequence ATGTTCCGGAAATTGTATTTAGTGTGGCTTGTAATAGCCACCTGTGTTTTGTTTATCATACATGCCTGCAACCGGGCCGGTAAAACAGATGCGGAGCAAATGCCCGATACCATCAGCTACAACTTTAACATCCGCCCCATATTATCTGATAAATGTTTTAAATGCCACGGACCCGACGCTGCACACCGCCAGGCCGATTTAAGGCTTGATATTCCAGAAAGTGCTTTTAAAGCGCTGAAAGATAACCCGACAGCCCATGCGCTTGTAGCAGGCGATCCGATGATGTCTGAAGTTTACCGGCGTATCTCAACCAAAGATACTTCCGAACAAATGCCCCCGCCGTCATCCAACCTCAAAAAATTAACGCCTTTTGAAGTCGACCTGATTAAACAATGGATAAAACAAGGCGCCCGTTATGAAAAACATTGGGCTTTTGTGCCGCCCCGTTCGTATGCTGTTCCGCAGGTTCAAAATACCGCATGGCCAAAAAATCCCATAGATAATTTTGTGCTGCAAAAAATGGTGCAAAAAGGTTTTGATCCTAATCCCGAAGCTGATAAGGAACGTTTGCTAAAACGCGTATCGCTTGATTTGACGGGCTTACCGCCAACATTGCAAATTATGGATAACTTTTTGGCCGATAACAGCGCCAACGCTTACCAAAAGGCAGTTGACCAGTTGATGGCAAGCCCGCAATACGGCGAAAAAATGACCTTGCATTGGCTGGACGTAGCCCGTTACGCCGATTCGCACGGTTACCAGGATGATAATTACCGCAGCCAGTGGCCCTGGCGAGATTGGGTGATTCATGCCTTCAACGAAAACCTGCCCTACGATAAATTTATTACCTGGCAAATAGCCGGCGACCAGCTGCCTAACGCCACTACCGAGCAATTGCTGGCAACAGGCTTTAACCGCAACCACAAAATTACCGAGGAGGGCGGCGTAATTGATGAAGAGTACCGGGTAAGCTACGTAACCGATCGTACCAATACCTTCGGCAAAGCGCTGCTTGGGGTTACCTTAGAGTGCGCCCATTGCCACGATCATAAATATGATCCGTTTTCGCAAAAAGATTATTACCAGATGTTTGCGTTTTTTAATAATGTAAAAGAAGTAGGTATCGAGTCGGTTGTGGGCGGGCCCGAAACTTATGCCAAACGACCGTTAATGCAGATTAGCAACGACGAAGTTAAAAAGGTGATGAAGTTTATCAATAAGCAGGATACGGATAAACTTATTGTATCTATCATGACTGATAGCGATAAAGTACGGCCAACCTATATCCTCAAACGCGGTAATTACGATGCCCATGGAGATGTTGTTGAGCCGGGTACGCCCAAATCTATTTTACCATTTGCAGCCAGCTATCCTAAAAATCGCCTCGGTTTGGTCGAATGGCTGTTTAATAAAAACAACCCGCTTGCTGCAAGGGTATTTGTAAACCAGGTTTGGCAGGAGTTTTTTGGCAAAGGAATTGTAAAAAGCTCGGGCGATTTTGGCATGCAGGGCGATTTGCCATCGCACCCCGAATTATTGGATTGGCTTGCTGTTGATTTCAGGGATCATGGCTGGGATATCAAACGGCTGGTAAAACAAATTGTGATGTCGGCCACCTACCGGCAATCAGCAGTAATTAGCCCCGAAAAGTTAAAGGACGATCCAGAAAATACATGGCTGGCGCGCGGCCCCCGTAGCCGCTTGCCTGCCGAGTTTGTGCGCGATTTGGTTTTGGCCAGCAGCGGGTTACTTAACCATACCATTGGCGGCCCAAGTGTTAATCCGTACCAGCCGCCCGGCTTGTGGGAAAACGCGACATCCGGCCGCGGGCAGTTGGCCAGCTATAAACAGGTACACGGCCCCAACCTTTATCGCAGGGGCATGTATACACTCATCAAACGCACCGTGCCGCCGGCCTCGCTGAGTATTTTTGATGCCAGTAACCGCGATCAGTGCGAGGTAAAACGCTTGCGCACCAATACGCCCTTACAGGCTTTGGTGATGCTTAATGACCCTACGGTGCTGGAGGCCGCCCGTGTTTTAGCAGCAAGGTTATTGCAGGATAACAGTCGTCCGCAGGATAAAATAACCAAAGCTTTCCGCTTGATCATGTGCCGCCATCCGCAGGAAAAAGAATTGGCCATACTTACAGCCTATTACAACGATGAATTGAAGGGGATGAACAAGGCCGACGCCCAAAAGCTGTTAAGCGTTGGCGAATACCCGATACCAGCCAACCTTGATAAAGTAACATTGGCAGCTATGATGAAAGTGGTTGATGCCATGTACAATGTAGAAGAAACGATAACAAAAACCTGA
- a CDS encoding DUF1501 domain-containing protein: MEKDFLESRLNINRRKFLSRLSLGIGSVALGSLLIPDLFSGSGADAEADFVPGIPNFAPKAKRVIYLFQDGAPSQLESFDYKPKLREMMGQELPASVRGNQILTGMTAKQASFPLVGSFYDFKQYGESGAWVSDLFPHIGKIADDICIIRSMNTDAINHDPALTFFQTGAQQGNRPSMGSWVSYGLGSENKNLPAFTVLLSKGKGNGQGVYSKLWSNGFLDSIHQGVQFSSGENPILYLNDPEGLNRHERRKMLDNLAALNDINYKQFGDPEINTKIQQYEMAYRMQTAVPEIMDVSKESDDIVKMYGPECLIPGTYAANCLLARKLSENGVRFVQLYHQGWDQHSNLPQEMAGQAKDVDQASAALVTDLKQRGLLDETLVIWGGEFGRTNYSQGKLEKANYGRDHHPRCFSVWMAGGGIKPGMVYGESDDFGYNIVKDPVHVHDFHATMLNQLGIDHKKLTFKSLGRRYRLTDVAGNVVKGIIT, from the coding sequence ATGGAAAAAGATTTTTTAGAGAGCAGGCTCAATATAAACCGGCGCAAGTTCCTGTCCAGGTTAAGCCTGGGGATAGGGAGTGTTGCGTTAGGATCATTACTTATTCCCGATCTTTTTAGTGGCAGCGGTGCCGATGCCGAAGCTGATTTTGTGCCGGGCATACCCAACTTTGCACCTAAGGCAAAAAGAGTGATTTATCTTTTCCAGGATGGCGCCCCTTCGCAACTGGAATCATTTGATTACAAGCCCAAATTGCGCGAGATGATGGGGCAGGAGCTACCGGCTTCGGTGCGGGGCAACCAGATACTTACCGGGATGACGGCTAAGCAGGCCTCGTTCCCGCTGGTAGGGTCATTTTACGATTTTAAACAATATGGCGAATCGGGGGCATGGGTGAGCGACCTGTTCCCTCATATCGGCAAAATCGCAGATGATATCTGTATCATCCGCTCGATGAACACCGATGCCATCAACCACGATCCTGCGCTTACTTTTTTCCAGACCGGTGCACAGCAGGGTAACCGCCCAAGTATGGGATCGTGGGTAAGCTATGGCCTTGGCAGCGAGAATAAAAACCTGCCTGCCTTTACTGTATTGTTATCCAAGGGAAAAGGCAACGGACAAGGGGTTTACTCCAAATTGTGGAGTAATGGCTTCTTAGATTCTATTCACCAGGGGGTACAATTCAGCAGTGGAGAAAACCCGATATTATACCTGAATGATCCCGAAGGATTAAACCGGCACGAACGCCGCAAAATGTTGGATAACCTGGCCGCTTTAAATGATATCAACTATAAACAATTCGGCGATCCGGAGATAAACACCAAGATACAGCAGTACGAAATGGCTTACCGCATGCAAACTGCCGTGCCCGAAATTATGGATGTATCCAAAGAATCGGACGACATCGTAAAAATGTACGGCCCCGAATGTTTGATTCCCGGTACTTATGCTGCCAATTGTTTACTGGCCAGGAAGCTATCAGAAAACGGCGTTCGCTTTGTGCAGCTTTACCACCAGGGATGGGATCAGCATAGTAACCTGCCACAGGAAATGGCCGGGCAGGCTAAGGACGTAGACCAGGCTTCGGCCGCTTTGGTTACCGATTTAAAACAACGCGGCCTGCTGGATGAAACCCTGGTAATATGGGGCGGCGAATTTGGCCGTACCAATTACAGCCAGGGCAAGTTGGAGAAGGCAAACTATGGTCGCGATCATCACCCGCGCTGCTTTAGTGTGTGGATGGCCGGCGGTGGTATCAAGCCGGGCATGGTTTATGGCGAATCGGACGATTTTGGATATAATATTGTTAAAGATCCTGTGCATGTGCATGATTTTCATGCTACAATGCTCAACCAGTTAGGCATCGATCATAAAAAGCTTACGTTTAAAAGCTTAGGCCGGAGGTACAGGCTGACGGATGTGGCCGGAAATGTGGTAAAGGGGATTATCACTTAA
- a CDS encoding c-type cytochrome domain-containing protein: MKGNHKAFAGGALFALNVFILVLLVAGDGLVVPQWLQPVGRLHPLILHFPIVILMLAMVLEFFRFRAEFVNEKFYQYFTNYLLVLGALLSSLTVIMGLLLSREPGYEGGNLLWHKWFGVSVAFVGYGVYLIRNTSKYTATLAKTGALVTVFCLIVAGHFGANLTHGDDFVLGPVMDKEKNKVPIDKAFVYQDVIRPIFEAKCQSCHNADKMKGGLILASQAAILKGGKNGKLFVPGDPAMSLLLQRVHMPESEKKHMPPTGKPQLTDEEKVLLYLWVKNKPDFKKKVIDLPATDSLRMIAATLLKPAESAEEIYDFSAADDKEIKKLNNNYRVIYPLAKESPALAVNIYNKSTYNIKALDELSPIKRQVVSLDLNKMPVKDADLKTIAQFENLRRLNLNFSDVTGAGLKELASLKLLKSLSLAGVKLNAADVKQLAAIKSLTELAIWDTGLKTADLLPLQKANKHITLLTGFKDDGRPLKLTSPQLKNTAVIFKQSYLLQLGNPIKGTDIRYTTDGSAPDSIRAISYKPGALFTQNTVIRARAFKAGWIGSDTVQFNIYKSTYTPDSISFLTYPDSKYKGSGAKTMIDKELGSGNFGDGKWLASQKELELLMWFNKPVDLHTINLNVMRNTGPQIFLPTKVEVWGGTDQSHLKLLGSVTPAAPLKNDSYSIMNLECKLKNGQPISCIKLVTRPLKSVPAWHPAKGKPAWVFMDEVFLN; encoded by the coding sequence ATGAAGGGCAACCACAAGGCTTTCGCAGGCGGGGCATTATTTGCGCTCAATGTTTTCATTTTAGTTTTACTGGTAGCCGGCGATGGCCTGGTTGTACCGCAATGGTTACAGCCGGTTGGGCGGTTGCACCCCTTAATTTTGCATTTCCCTATCGTAATATTGATGCTGGCCATGGTGCTGGAGTTTTTTCGGTTCAGGGCCGAATTTGTTAACGAGAAGTTTTACCAATACTTTACCAATTATTTGCTGGTACTTGGAGCGCTCTTATCGTCGTTAACGGTAATTATGGGCCTGCTGTTATCGCGCGAGCCGGGTTATGAAGGGGGCAATTTGTTATGGCATAAGTGGTTTGGTGTCAGTGTGGCGTTTGTGGGCTATGGCGTTTACCTTATTCGCAACACATCAAAATACACCGCTACGTTGGCCAAAACAGGGGCTTTGGTCACAGTTTTCTGTTTAATAGTGGCCGGGCATTTTGGTGCAAACCTTACCCATGGTGATGATTTTGTTTTAGGGCCGGTAATGGATAAAGAAAAAAATAAAGTCCCGATTGATAAGGCCTTTGTTTACCAGGATGTTATCAGGCCAATTTTTGAAGCCAAATGCCAAAGCTGCCATAATGCCGATAAAATGAAAGGCGGACTAATACTAGCCAGCCAGGCGGCAATATTAAAAGGCGGCAAAAATGGTAAACTTTTTGTCCCCGGCGATCCGGCTATGAGCCTGCTGCTGCAACGGGTACACATGCCCGAATCAGAGAAAAAGCACATGCCGCCCACCGGTAAACCCCAACTAACCGACGAAGAAAAAGTACTGCTTTACCTTTGGGTAAAAAACAAGCCCGACTTTAAGAAAAAGGTTATCGACCTGCCCGCAACCGATTCACTCCGGATGATTGCAGCAACATTATTAAAACCCGCCGAAAGCGCGGAGGAGATATACGATTTTTCGGCAGCTGATGATAAGGAGATTAAAAAACTCAACAATAATTACCGGGTAATTTATCCGCTGGCTAAGGAATCGCCCGCTTTGGCCGTTAATATTTACAACAAAAGCACCTACAACATCAAAGCGCTTGACGAACTTAGTCCCATTAAAAGACAGGTGGTATCACTCGACCTGAATAAAATGCCGGTGAAGGATGCTGACTTGAAAACGATAGCCCAATTTGAAAACCTGCGCAGGCTTAATCTCAATTTTAGCGATGTTACCGGCGCAGGGCTAAAAGAACTGGCTTCGCTTAAGTTGCTTAAAAGCCTCTCGCTGGCCGGCGTGAAATTAAATGCTGCCGATGTAAAGCAACTGGCAGCCATCAAAAGCCTCACCGAACTGGCCATCTGGGATACCGGCCTTAAAACCGCCGATCTTTTGCCATTGCAAAAAGCAAATAAGCACATTACCCTATTAACCGGTTTTAAAGATGATGGCAGGCCTTTAAAACTTACCAGTCCGCAGTTAAAAAACACCGCGGTAATATTTAAGCAAAGTTACCTTTTACAGCTTGGCAACCCGATAAAAGGGACCGACATCCGGTATACTACGGATGGGAGCGCGCCGGATAGTATTCGTGCTATATCCTATAAACCAGGCGCATTGTTTACGCAAAATACGGTAATACGCGCCAGAGCCTTTAAAGCCGGTTGGATAGGCAGCGACACCGTTCAGTTTAACATTTACAAATCTACCTATACTCCTGATAGCATCAGTTTTTTAACCTATCCCGATAGTAAATACAAAGGCTCGGGGGCCAAAACCATGATAGATAAGGAATTAGGCAGCGGTAACTTTGGCGATGGCAAATGGCTGGCATCCCAAAAAGAGCTGGAATTGCTGATGTGGTTTAATAAGCCTGTTGATTTGCATACTATTAACCTGAATGTGATGCGCAATACTGGCCCGCAGATATTTTTACCGACGAAGGTAGAGGTATGGGGCGGTACCGATCAGTCCCATCTTAAATTGTTAGGGAGTGTTACACCTGCCGCGCCACTTAAAAATGACTCTTATAGCATCATGAACCTGGAGTGTAAATTAAAAAACGGCCAGCCCATCTCCTGTATAAAACTGGTTACCAGGCCACTTAAAAGCGTCCCTGCCTGGCATCCGGCAAAAGGAAAACCAGCCTGGGTTTTTATGGATGAGGTATTTTTGAATTAG